The nucleotide sequence TTCTAATGGTGCATCAGAGCTAAACACTTTCAAGGCAGCGACCGATGAAAGACGATGACGACGACGACTATCTCAACAAGGGCCGAACCACACACCAGTGGGCGGAGTTTTTCGCAGAGCGGGATATTCCGATATCCGAACGCAGCATTCGTGAGCGTTCCCGACGACAAGGAGTTGGGCATAAGCTAGGGCGGGTTTGGCTGTTAACGCCAGATGAACTGCGAGCAATCTTCTTTCGCGAAGGCGCATAGTTAATGCCTAGCCTTCCATGTCTCTTGCCTGAATATACTACACCGGATGAACTAGCCGAACATTTTGGCTGGTCGCCTCGTGCAGTCAGATTGAAGGTTCGTGAGCTTCGGGCCTGCCGTACAGTTGGTAACCGAACTGTTATGCTGCCGGAGGACGTTGACACCTTCTTGGAAGGAATTCGGGAATGCCCCTTAAACTGCACAGGCGAGGACAAGTTTGGCACTACTCGGGAACTGTTGCCGGCCGGAGACTTCGAGGCACTACGGGGGCGACTGAAAAAGCCCAAGCCGAAAGGGTCGCGGCGGAAGTCGAACACCTCGCGTGGCAGCGTCGTTTCGATGGGCCAGGCGCGGGCCTGACAATGGCTCAAGTGTTCAATGCCTATCTGGATGCTGACAAGCCTGAACGGTTTCTTCTCAAGTTGGCAGAGTATTGGAAGAACACTCCGGTCGAACAGATACGCGCCGAAACGATCCGGCGAGCAGCAAAGAAGATCTACCCGCATGCCTCAGAACCAACGTGGAATCGGCAGGTGATCAAGCCGACGCAAGCGGCGATAAATTATGCTGCGGAACTTGGTTGGTGCGCGAAAATATCGGTTAAGCGATACCCTGAAAGTCCTGAAGAAAAGACGCCCGCCACCTTGGAATGGGTGACAGCCTTCGCCGAACAAGCGGTTGAAGATGACTTGCCACACCTTGCGGCGCTTTGCCTGTTCATGTTTGGCACGGCGGCTCGGGTGGGGGAAAGCTGCCGCCTGGTATGGGATGATGTTGACTTGACCGCCGGAACGGCAACGCTGCGTCTGTTCAAACCTACACCTTGGACCCGGCTCGCACATTTACCGCCAGAGGTAATCGCGGCGCTGGCAAACATTCCATCGAATCGCAAGCCTGACGAGCTCGTGTTTGTCTACAGTGGCAGGGGCAGCGTCAGAGGGCCCTGGAACAACGTCTGCAAGCGTGCCGGAATCGAACGCCTGACCCCGCATTGTTGTCGCCATGGCTTCGCCACGACGATGCTACACCTTGGATTTGATGCGAAGACCGTCGCCGAACGCGGAGGCTGGAAAGATGCGACAACCGTGCTGCGTACCTACGCTCACGCCATGGCCGACGCGACCGTTACGAACGCCCTTTTTGGCACAAAATTGACACAGGCTCGCAATCCTGCATTATCAAATAACCGAAAGAAAAGGAGAAAATCCGTATGACCAGCGCCCCTCGTTGGGAGGGGTGTCCCAAGGACGCCTCTACGAAAACCCAACAAATAAAGCAATAGGGAAAGGACGTGCCCGATAGTTGCGCGGGGGCCTTGGGTTCGCCGAAGGTGTCCAGATGTTTTGCCAGAGGAATTTCAGTCGCGTTCGTCGTTCCATTGAAATGAAGGCTTTTTCCAAGCTGTTCCAAAGGCAGCATCAGATCAGTCCGCGCACGATCCGATGGTTTGCAGCGGCGGCGCTTTAGCGACCGAGAAGGCGGATAATCCAGTGTGCTAGCGATCCGAAGGGCGGTCCGAGATGTTCGGAAAGGTTGAGCAGGTGGGGTTTGTAAACAGCGCGCGCATGGCTGAGTCGCCGGAACCCGTCGCGGCCATGGTAGGCACCAATGCCGCTTTTACCTACACCACCGAATGGCAGGCTGTTCTGTGCGATATGCAGTAAGGTACCGTTCAGGGTCACGCCGCCGGAGATGGCGCCATCGAGGATGATGCGTTGGGCATGCCGGTCGTGCGAGAACGCATAGAGCGCCAGTGGACGGGAGCGCCGGTTCACGAAGGCCAGCGCGTCGTCGAGGGTGTTATAGGGCACGATGGGAAGGATCGGCCCGAAAATCTCTTCCGTCAGCAATAATGAATCGTCGGGCGCGCCAAGAACGAGGGTCGGGGGTATTTTCGTGCCAAAGTCGGCCTTAGGCGGCTGAATCATGGTTGCGCCTGCTTGTTCCACTTCTTCCAGAGCATCCATCAGACGCTTGCGATGCCGGTCGGTGATGACATTGGTGAATTGCGATGCCGCGCTTTCAGGGGGATAGGATTGTGCGATACGTGCCTGCATGGCCCGTGAGAACGCGTCGACCTTGTCCGTGGGCACGAGAACATAGTCGGGCGCGATGCAAGTCTGGCCGGCATTGGTGAACTTGCCCAGGGCAATGGATCGCGCGGCATCTTCGAGCGAATAATCATGGGCGATGATTGCCGGGGATTTGCCACCGAGTTCGAGCGTAACCGGCGTCAGGTTTTCCGCCGCCGCCCGCATGACCTTGCGCCCCACATCGGTTGATCCGGTGAACAGCAGGTGGTCGAAGGGCAGGGCAGCGAATGCCTGCGCGACCTCCACGCCGCCGGTAATCACGCTGACCTCGTCCGTCGCGAAGCTGGCTGCAACAAGGCTTTGCAGCAGGTCGGCGAATGCCGGGGTCAATTCGGACGGTTTGATCAGCACGCGATTGCCGGCGGCCAGTGCGTCCACCACGGGCCCCAGGGCCAACAGCAACGGGTAGTTCCAGGGTGCAACGATCCCCACCACACCCAGCGGTTCATGGCGCACCCAGGCCGAACCTGGCTGGAAGGTCAACGCGACATGCCGCCGTTCGTCGCGCATCCAGCCGCGCAGGTTGCGTGACGTGTGGTTTATGGCGCTGAGCAAAGGGAGGATTTCCGTCAGTTCCGTTTCTTCGTGCACGCGCCCGCCGAAATCGGCATCGATCGCGGTCGCGATTTCCTTGCGATTGTCGACCACCATGCTTTTGAGGGTGTCAAGCCGACGGCGGCGTATAGCCAGGTCAGGCAGGCGATCATGGCGAGAGGCCGCGCGCATGGCGGAAAACATGGGCCGAAGGTCGATGGTCATCTGATGCTCCGTTCTGCCGGACATATGTAGGGGCGACGGGTGTGTTCTGCGATGCTTTCAACTGCACGATTTTCGGGCGGAAACAGCAGCCGTTCCAGAAAATTTGATCCCGGCCCGGTGCCGGATCGTAAAAGTTTTGCGACAGAAAGCGATGGTTCAGAATTGATTAGGTCGTTGATTATGCGTTTCTTCGCGCTTTCACTTGACGTGGGGCTAGGCGTCAAGGCACTTTGATATGGGAAACCTTGAGGAGTAGTTTCAGATGAGACTCACACACCTTCTTGCGACCGCGGGACTTGCGTTTTGCGCGAGCGGTGCGGCTTTCGCGCAGGACGCCGACCAAGCGGCTGACGTGTCCGAGAAGCCAAACATCCTGGTGATATGGGGCGACGATATCGGACAGACCAACGTGTCTGCCTACAGCTTCGGGTTGATGGGTTACGAGACGCCAAACATCGACCGTATCGCCGATGAAGGCATTCTGTTCACTGACTACTACGCCGAGCAGAGCTGCACGGCGGGCCGGTCGACCTTCATCACCGGTCAGTCGACGTTGCGCACGGGTCTGTCCAAGGTCGGTCTGCCGGGCGCGGATGTCGGGCTTCAGGCCGATGACGTGACCATCGCGTCGGCGCTCAAGGACCTCGGCTACGCAACCGGCCAGTTCGGCAAGAACCACCTTGGCGACAAGGACGAATTCCTGCCCACGAACCACGGCTTCGACGAGTTCTTCGGCAACCTCTATCACCTCAACGCGGAGGAAGAGCCCGAGAACTTCAACTATCCGCAGGATCCCGAGTTCCGCGAGAATTTCGGCCCGCGCGGCGTGATCCGTTCCTCCGCCGATGGCGAGATCGAGGATACCGGTCCGCTGACCAAGAAGCGCATGGAAACGGTTGACGAGGAAACCTCGGCCGCGGCCATCGACTTCATGCAGCGGCAGGTGGATCAGGATACGCCGTTCTTCGTGTGGATGAACACGACGCGGATGCACTTCCGCACGCACGTCAAGGACGAGAACCGCAGCGAACCCGGCCTGACCGCGCTGACCGAGTACGCCGATGGCATGATCGAGCATGACATGATCGTCGGCCAGATCCTCGACGCGGTCGACGAGATGGGCATCGCGGACAATACCATCGTGATGTATGCGACCGACAACGGCCCGCACCAGAACTCCTGGCCCGATGCCGGCACCACGCCGTTCCGCAGCGAGAAGAACACCAACTGGGAAGGCGCGTTCCGCGTACCAGCCATGATCCGCTGGCCCGGCCAGATCGAGCCCGGGACGGTCAAGACCGGCATGTTCTCGGGCCTCGACTGGTTCCCGACGCTGCTGGCCGCCGCCGGCGATACGGACATCAAGGATCGTTTGCTGGAAGGCACCACGATCGACGGCGCGGAGTACAAGGTCCATCTCGACGGCTACAACCAGCTGCCATACCTAACCGGCGAAACCGATGAAAGCGCACGGAACGAGTTCTTCTACTTTAACGATGACGGTGCCATCGTCGGCCTGCGCTATGAAAACTGGAAGATCGTCTTTCAGGAGCAGCGCGCGACCGGAACACTGCTGCTATGGGCCGAACCCTTCACGCCGCTGCGCACCCCGAAAATCTTCGATCTGCGAGCGGACCCTTACGAACGTGCGGACAGGACGTCGAACACCTACTACGACTGGGTGCTCGACCACGCCTACCTGCTTGTTCCGGCTCAGGCCGAAGTGGCAGAGTTCTTCTCGACCTTCGAGGAGTATCCTCCATCGCAGCGGGCGGCGAGCTTCTCGGTCGACCAGGTGCAGGAGCAACTTGAGCGGACGCTCAGCGGCGGAATCCAGTAGCGGATCTGCCGAACGGCCCGCGGGGAGCGCCGTCTCCCGCGGGCCATCGCCATTGACCACGCAGCATGAGGTTCGCCATGCGCAGCACGTTCGTCACGGCGGCACTCGTCGCCATCCCCGCCTACACCTTGGCCGATCCGCTGCCGTCGTGGAACGACACCGACGCCAAGGCCGCGATCATCGCCTTCGTCGACAGCGTAACGGACCCGGACGCTGACAGTTTCGTGCCGGTCGAGGACCGCATCGCGACATTCGACAATGACGGCACCCTGTGGGCGGAACAGCCTGTCTATTTCCAAGGTCTTTACGCGCTCGACATCCTGCGCGAGAAGGCCGAGGCCGATCCCTCGATCCTGTCCTCGGATGTGCTCCAGGCCGCCAATGAGGGTGACATGGAAGGCATCATGGCCGGCGGCATGGAAGGGCTGATCGAGATCATCAATGTCAGCCACGCGGGCATCACGCCCGAGGATTTCAAGGCCAGCGCCCATGAATGGCTGACTACAGCCACCCATCCGAGCAGTGGCATGACCTATGCCGACATGACCTATCAACCGATGGTCGAACTGCTGCGCTACCTGCGCGACGAGGATTTCAAGACCTACATCGTGTCCGGCGGCGGCGTCGATTTCATCCGGGCCATCGCCGACGAGGCCTATGGCATCCCGCCCTGGCAGGTCGTCGGCAGCGAGGGCAACACCAGCTATTCCGTCGAGAGCGGCACGCCCACCGTGACCAAGGACGGGGGCGTCAGCTTTGTCGACGACAAGGAGGGCAAGCCCGTGGGTATCATGCGCCATATCGGCCAGCGCCCGATCTTCGTCGCCGGCAATTCGGACGGTGATTTTGCAATGCTGGAATGGGCGACCGCCGGCGATGGCCCGCGTTTCGGCCTGATTGTGCATCATACCGACGGCGAGCGCGAGTTCGCCTATGACCGCGAGGGCCATATCGGTGTCTTGGATCGTGGACTGGACGAAGCAGAGGATAGAGGTTGGGCGCTGGTGGATATGGCCAATGACTGGAGCCGTGTCTGGACGGGTGAGCAGTGACATCGTGAAAATAGCGCCCGCCCTGTTCGCGTCTGCGCCGCGTCTGCTTGGCGTCGGGGTGTTCCTGGTTGTTGGCGCGTCGCAGGGCAACGCCGACGAGTTGCGTGTGGCGATGCTGGATGAAAATCCGCCTTGGGAATACATCGCTGAAGACGGTGCGGCCCATGGTTTCGAGGTGGAGATCATTCAGGCTGTGGCCGACCGACTTGATGTTGAAGTTTCTTTTCAACCATTGCCTTTCGCGCAGGTGTTGGATGAGGTTCAGGCTGGCGAGGCTGATCTGGCCATCGGCTCGATCAGCGTGACGGAAGAGCGCATGATGCGTTTCGATTTTTCGCAACCATATTTCCGAACCGATGTCGTCATCGTCGCACCGGTCGAGGCGGCTCTTGTGACCGAAGGCCAGCTTTTCGGTTGGAGTGTTGGCTATTTGGCGGGGGCCAGCGGCGAAGATCTTGCCTATCAATATGCCACAGCACTGGGGTTGGAGCGCGTTCAGCCCTATTCGCAGGCCTCTGCGTTATTCGATGCATTGCAAGCCGGGGAGGTGCGGGCGGTGATATCCGAGTTCGCCTCTGCCCTGCATTTCGTGCGCATGGAACCGGCCTATGAAATAGCCATGCGCGCCAGCGCCGGGCGCGATGTGGCGCTGGCGATGCGTCTGGGATTCGAGTTGAACGAAGAGCTTAATGATATCCTGTCCGATATGAAGCGTGACGGAACGATGGCCGAGATTTATGAACGCTGGTTCGATGAACCGCCAGCGGGGGATACGGTCACGCTTGTGCCCATGGACATTCCCCGAGCGCAATGATCGGCACTGGTGTTCGGTTGGCGGGTCGTGCTTAAAGGCCGCAAGCCAATTTCGCGGAGCCGTCCCATGTTCGTTGCCACCCTTCTGACCAGCCCTGCAAACCCCGCGCTGGAGCGCATGACCGTAGACGCCCTGCGCGACGCCTGGGGTGGGGGGGATGTACGCTGGTTGGCCGATGGAGAGGCGGCAGAGTTTGCCTTGCCCGCGAAGCCCGGCAATGTTGACTCCGTTTGGGCGGACATGCAGGCGCTTGGCGTGGACCTGGTTGTTCAGGCAGCCGAGGGGCGGCGCAAGAAACTTCTGCTTGCAGATATGGACAGCACGATGATCCAGCAGGAATGCATCGACGAATTGGCGGCGGAAGCGGGCATCGGGGCGCATGTGGCGGAAATCACGGCTCGCGCGATGAATGGCGAGTTGGATTTCGAAAGCGCGTTGAAAGAGCGTGTGGGGTTGCTGAAGGGGTTGAATACTTCTGTGATCGCAAGGGTTCTGGATAGCCGCGTCACATTCACCCCCGGCGGACGCGAACTGATCGCCACCATGAAGGCCGCTGGCGGCTATGCGGCGTTGGTGTCTGGCGGGTTCACGACCTTCACCGACCATGTGGCACAGTCGCTTGGCTTTGATGAAAGCCGCGCGAATGTGCTGGTCGAGGCTGACGGAGTTCTGGCCGGAACGGTGGTTGAACCGATACTGGGCCGAGATGCCAAGGTTGCCGCCTTGCGTGACATCAGCGCGCAGCTTGGGATTTCGACCGATGATGCGATGGCGGTCGGTGATGGCGCCAATGACCTGGGCATGCTGGAACTGGCCGGAACCGGCGTTGCGCTGCACGCCAAGCCGTCTGTTGCCGCGCAATGCGACGTGCGGATCAACCACGGGGATCTGACGGCACTGCTTTATGTTCAGGGTTATGCGAAGGCTGATTTTGTGATCTGATGTTGCTTGCTATCGGTGCCGGGCTGCGATCACATAGAGTGAGCCAAGCGGAGGATCGACGATGCAACGATTGATGATAGTGGCCTTGTTCGT is from Qingshengfaniella alkalisoli and encodes:
- a CDS encoding tyrosine-type recombinase/integrase — protein: MAQVFNAYLDADKPERFLLKLAEYWKNTPVEQIRAETIRRAAKKIYPHASEPTWNRQVIKPTQAAINYAAELGWCAKISVKRYPESPEEKTPATLEWVTAFAEQAVEDDLPHLAALCLFMFGTAARVGESCRLVWDDVDLTAGTATLRLFKPTPWTRLAHLPPEVIAALANIPSNRKPDELVFVYSGRGSVRGPWNNVCKRAGIERLTPHCCRHGFATTMLHLGFDAKTVAERGGWKDATTVLRTYAHAMADATVTNALFGTKLTQARNPALSNNRKKRRKSV
- a CDS encoding coniferyl aldehyde dehydrogenase, yielding MTIDLRPMFSAMRAASRHDRLPDLAIRRRRLDTLKSMVVDNRKEIATAIDADFGGRVHEETELTEILPLLSAINHTSRNLRGWMRDERRHVALTFQPGSAWVRHEPLGVVGIVAPWNYPLLLALGPVVDALAAGNRVLIKPSELTPAFADLLQSLVAASFATDEVSVITGGVEVAQAFAALPFDHLLFTGSTDVGRKVMRAAAENLTPVTLELGGKSPAIIAHDYSLEDAARSIALGKFTNAGQTCIAPDYVLVPTDKVDAFSRAMQARIAQSYPPESAASQFTNVITDRHRKRLMDALEEVEQAGATMIQPPKADFGTKIPPTLVLGAPDDSLLLTEEIFGPILPIVPYNTLDDALAFVNRRSRPLALYAFSHDRHAQRIILDGAISGGVTLNGTLLHIAQNSLPFGGVGKSGIGAYHGRDGFRRLSHARAVYKPHLLNLSEHLGPPFGSLAHWIIRLLGR
- a CDS encoding arylsulfatase is translated as MRLTHLLATAGLAFCASGAAFAQDADQAADVSEKPNILVIWGDDIGQTNVSAYSFGLMGYETPNIDRIADEGILFTDYYAEQSCTAGRSTFITGQSTLRTGLSKVGLPGADVGLQADDVTIASALKDLGYATGQFGKNHLGDKDEFLPTNHGFDEFFGNLYHLNAEEEPENFNYPQDPEFRENFGPRGVIRSSADGEIEDTGPLTKKRMETVDEETSAAAIDFMQRQVDQDTPFFVWMNTTRMHFRTHVKDENRSEPGLTALTEYADGMIEHDMIVGQILDAVDEMGIADNTIVMYATDNGPHQNSWPDAGTTPFRSEKNTNWEGAFRVPAMIRWPGQIEPGTVKTGMFSGLDWFPTLLAAAGDTDIKDRLLEGTTIDGAEYKVHLDGYNQLPYLTGETDESARNEFFYFNDDGAIVGLRYENWKIVFQEQRATGTLLLWAEPFTPLRTPKIFDLRADPYERADRTSNTYYDWVLDHAYLLVPAQAEVAEFFSTFEEYPPSQRAASFSVDQVQEQLERTLSGGIQ
- a CDS encoding HAD family hydrolase; this encodes MRSTFVTAALVAIPAYTLADPLPSWNDTDAKAAIIAFVDSVTDPDADSFVPVEDRIATFDNDGTLWAEQPVYFQGLYALDILREKAEADPSILSSDVLQAANEGDMEGIMAGGMEGLIEIINVSHAGITPEDFKASAHEWLTTATHPSSGMTYADMTYQPMVELLRYLRDEDFKTYIVSGGGVDFIRAIADEAYGIPPWQVVGSEGNTSYSVESGTPTVTKDGGVSFVDDKEGKPVGIMRHIGQRPIFVAGNSDGDFAMLEWATAGDGPRFGLIVHHTDGEREFAYDREGHIGVLDRGLDEAEDRGWALVDMANDWSRVWTGEQ
- a CDS encoding ABC transporter substrate-binding protein, giving the protein MTGAVSGRVSSDIVKIAPALFASAPRLLGVGVFLVVGASQGNADELRVAMLDENPPWEYIAEDGAAHGFEVEIIQAVADRLDVEVSFQPLPFAQVLDEVQAGEADLAIGSISVTEERMMRFDFSQPYFRTDVVIVAPVEAALVTEGQLFGWSVGYLAGASGEDLAYQYATALGLERVQPYSQASALFDALQAGEVRAVISEFASALHFVRMEPAYEIAMRASAGRDVALAMRLGFELNEELNDILSDMKRDGTMAEIYERWFDEPPAGDTVTLVPMDIPRAQ
- the serB gene encoding phosphoserine phosphatase SerB, which produces MFVATLLTSPANPALERMTVDALRDAWGGGDVRWLADGEAAEFALPAKPGNVDSVWADMQALGVDLVVQAAEGRRKKLLLADMDSTMIQQECIDELAAEAGIGAHVAEITARAMNGELDFESALKERVGLLKGLNTSVIARVLDSRVTFTPGGRELIATMKAAGGYAALVSGGFTTFTDHVAQSLGFDESRANVLVEADGVLAGTVVEPILGRDAKVAALRDISAQLGISTDDAMAVGDGANDLGMLELAGTGVALHAKPSVAAQCDVRINHGDLTALLYVQGYAKADFVI